The following proteins come from a genomic window of Methanosarcina sp. MTP4:
- a CDS encoding small multi-drug export protein, producing MSIEAALIEMLRAVPDWCATMIIASLPISELRGAIPVAMGVYGMGPLSAYFFSVLGNMLPVVPLLLFLEPVSDFLRRFSIFDLFFSWLFERTRRNHSERFEKYGTFALTLFVAIPLPVTGAWTGCAAAFVFGIKFRHALPAIAAGIMIAGIIVTTLTMMGIGLADLLFSGIPG from the coding sequence ATGTCTATAGAAGCGGCGTTAATAGAAATGCTTAGGGCTGTGCCCGACTGGTGTGCAACCATGATCATAGCTTCGCTCCCAATCTCCGAACTGAGAGGGGCAATCCCTGTTGCAATGGGAGTCTATGGGATGGGCCCACTTTCAGCTTATTTTTTCTCGGTACTTGGTAACATGCTCCCTGTAGTTCCTCTCCTGCTCTTCCTCGAACCGGTTTCGGACTTCCTCAGGCGTTTCAGTATTTTTGATCTCTTCTTTTCCTGGCTCTTCGAAAGGACCCGCCGCAACCACAGTGAAAGGTTTGAAAAATACGGGACCTTTGCCCTGACTCTCTTCGTAGCCATTCCCCTTCCCGTCACCGGGGCCTGGACAGGCTGTGCGGCAGCTTTCGTCTTCGGGATCAAGTTCAGGCACGCTTTGCCGGCAATTGCTGCCGGGATCATGATTGCAGGGATAATCGTAACAACTCTTACGATGATGGGTATCGGACTTGCTGACCTGCTTTTTAGCGGGATTCCCGGGTAA